The sequence below is a genomic window from Flavobacterium lipolyticum.
TAAAAATAGTATAAGACTTGATCCTCCAAAATATTCAAATAAGCGGGATCCTGAAACTCAAATTCTCAATAGCACTTCACTAATCGATTATGCCAGAGAGCAAGCTTATCTGTTAAACAATATACTTTCTCAGAACAAATTTCCGTTTATCTTAGGCGGAGACTGCAGTATACTTTTAGGAACTGCTATAGCATTAAAGCAAAAAGGAAATTACGGACTGTTTTATCTCGACGGACATACCGATTTTATGGATATCGCGTTATCCGAAACTGGAGGTGTTGGCGGAATGGCCGCCTCGATAGTTACCGGAAACGGAACTGAAAAACTAACCAATATTCTAAATCTGCGTCCTTATATCAAAGAAGAAAATCTCTGGTGTGTGGGAAATCGTGAATATGATGATGCCTATGAAAATGAAATTCGCAACTCCTCTGCTACCTACCTTAGTTTGGAT
It includes:
- a CDS encoding arginase family protein: MKEICIVEFPSNLGLKEPQPGKEPGVKNLPDWLWKHHLHKLIRPKNSIRLDPPKYSNKRDPETQILNSTSLIDYAREQAYLLNNILSQNKFPFILGGDCSILLGTAIALKQKGNYGLFYLDGHTDFMDIALSETGGVGGMAASIVTGNGTEKLTNILNLRPYIKEENLWCVGNREYDDAYENEIRNSSATYLSLDHLRNQGIQKSVQLFLSEIENKNLDGFWLHIDVDVLNDTIMPCVDSRTPDGLTYAEFNELTSMLFQSNLLTGLEITILDPDLDPTGQYTKEFVNHFSTTFNQHIYLGS